A region from the Nonlabens sp. YIK11 genome encodes:
- a CDS encoding dihydroorotase → MILIKNAHIHHPDGNYHDKRMDILIKDGIIDDIATSIKIKADQVIENEDLHLSIGWFDSSVSFGEPGFEERQTMKNGLDTAASSGFTYVMLNPNNKPNPQDASGINYLKSISSGHATTLHPVGNFTMDQKGEHLAELYDMHQAGAVSFYDFKQSLENANLLKVGLQYVKPFNAIIQSFPQDAQIAGKGMVNEDAAGTQLGLKTIPKFAEELRIARDIEIARYTGASLHIPTVTTGASLDLIKKAKKEGLSITCSVSVHHILKNSDDLNEYDTNFKVQPPLKEASENKNLIKHIKSGTVDMITTDHIPLTIEAKNVEFDQADYGTIGLESAYCALSQKLDQDNIIRLLTAGYKVFLREMPKLKKGAAANLSFFTPQGTITLDKNTLKSTSKNSLFLGSKMTGKVLGVYNNGKLIWNE, encoded by the coding sequence ATGATCCTAATCAAAAACGCGCACATCCATCATCCAGATGGTAATTATCACGATAAGAGAATGGATATTCTCATCAAGGATGGAATTATTGATGACATAGCCACATCCATCAAAATAAAAGCCGATCAAGTTATTGAAAACGAGGATCTGCACTTGTCCATAGGTTGGTTTGATAGTAGCGTCAGTTTTGGTGAACCTGGATTTGAAGAGCGTCAAACCATGAAAAATGGACTGGATACAGCTGCCAGCAGTGGCTTTACATATGTAATGCTTAATCCTAACAATAAGCCTAATCCACAAGATGCTTCAGGAATCAATTATTTAAAATCTATAAGTAGTGGACATGCCACAACTCTTCATCCTGTAGGTAATTTTACGATGGACCAAAAAGGAGAACATCTGGCAGAGCTATATGATATGCATCAAGCAGGTGCTGTGTCCTTCTATGATTTTAAGCAATCACTTGAAAATGCCAACCTGCTAAAAGTTGGTTTGCAATATGTGAAACCATTTAATGCCATAATTCAATCCTTTCCTCAAGATGCTCAAATTGCTGGTAAAGGAATGGTCAATGAAGATGCGGCTGGCACACAATTAGGCTTAAAAACCATACCTAAGTTTGCCGAAGAATTACGCATCGCTAGAGATATCGAAATAGCAAGATATACAGGTGCCTCTTTACACATTCCAACGGTAACCACAGGTGCATCGTTAGACCTCATTAAAAAAGCCAAAAAAGAAGGCCTCAGCATCACTTGTAGCGTGTCTGTTCACCATATACTGAAGAATAGCGACGACTTGAACGAGTACGACACGAACTTTAAAGTGCAGCCACCTTTAAAGGAAGCCAGTGAGAATAAGAATCTGATCAAACATATTAAATCAGGTACCGTGGACATGATCACGACAGATCACATCCCGTTGACCATTGAGGCGAAAAATGTAGAGTTTGATCAGGCAGATTATGGTACGATTGGTCTAGAAAGTGCCTACTGCGCTTTGAGCCAAAAGTTAGATCAAGATAACATCATCAGATTGCTAACCGCTGGATACAAAGTATTTTTGCGAGAAATGCCTAAACTTAAAAAAGGTGCGGCAGCAAACCTATCCTTTTTCACTCCGCAAGGAACCATCACGTTGGATAAGAACACGCTCAAAAGCACATCAAAAAACAGCCTTTTCCTAGGTTCTAAAATGACAGGAAAAGTCTTGGGTGTTTATAATAACGGTAAATTGATTTGGAATGAATAA
- a CDS encoding heparan-alpha-glucosaminide N-acetyltransferase domain-containing protein — MNKDPQGKPIALLAYASAVFLYVHLMLFIAVLGVAILLNFNKNQPFAAFHHRQMLGIACIAFLITAFGSILPSGWIAFVLISLIFLMAILGFADAYKNQTTPLPYIGEQFQKWFTFIK; from the coding sequence ATGAATAAGGATCCACAAGGCAAGCCGATAGCGCTTTTAGCATATGCAAGTGCGGTATTTTTGTATGTGCATCTCATGCTTTTCATAGCCGTGTTAGGCGTTGCAATACTACTTAACTTTAACAAGAATCAGCCGTTTGCTGCCTTTCATCACAGGCAAATGTTAGGGATTGCTTGTATCGCATTCTTGATTACTGCATTTGGCAGCATTTTACCTAGTGGTTGGATTGCTTTTGTATTGATCAGCCTTATCTTTTTGATGGCAATTTTAGGTTTTGCAGATGCTTATAAAAACCAAACCACACCACTTCCCTACATAGGCGAGCAATTTCAAAAGTGGTTTACCTTTATCAAATAA
- a CDS encoding alpha/beta hydrolase, whose protein sequence is MNTDLSLHYISRPANRKNAPLLILVHGYGSNEQDLFSFAPQMDAGIHIVSVRAPYELPPYGAAWYAIDYTADKGKFSDLNQARESIQLLKKFVGEVKDRYDVNAKSINMLGFSQGAILSMAMALSDPSIFKNVVAMSGYLNEDLIVDMDGLESRFRESELTTNFFISHGTMDQVIPFSWAMQAQPVMERLDVDYVFKQYPMGHGVSPENFHDMKRWLESRL, encoded by the coding sequence ATGAATACAGATTTGAGTCTACACTATATCTCGCGACCTGCAAACCGTAAGAATGCACCACTCCTAATTCTGGTGCATGGCTACGGTAGCAATGAACAGGATCTATTTTCCTTTGCTCCACAAATGGATGCTGGAATACACATCGTTTCGGTTAGGGCGCCTTATGAATTGCCTCCTTATGGTGCCGCGTGGTATGCGATTGATTACACTGCAGATAAAGGAAAGTTTTCAGACCTTAATCAAGCTAGAGAAAGCATCCAGTTGCTTAAAAAATTTGTCGGCGAAGTGAAAGACCGTTACGATGTCAATGCAAAGAGCATCAATATGTTGGGCTTTTCCCAAGGTGCCATTTTATCCATGGCCATGGCACTGTCTGACCCTTCTATTTTCAAAAATGTAGTTGCGATGTCTGGTTATTTGAATGAAGATCTTATAGTGGATATGGATGGATTGGAATCTCGCTTTCGCGAAAGCGAACTCACGACCAACTTTTTCATTTCCCATGGTACAATGGATCAGGTTATTCCATTTTCATGGGCTATGCAGGCACAACCTGTTATGGAACGACTGGATGTGGATTATGTTTTCAAACAATATCCAATGGGGCATGGCGTCTCACCAGAGAATTTTCACGATATGAAAAGGTGGCTGGAAAGCCGTCTGTAA
- a CDS encoding MBL fold metallo-hydrolase, translating into MKVKLTILGTGTSQGIPVIGSDHPVCLSTDPRDTRLRVSAAIEVDDKRFIIDCGPDFRQQMLTNRIHRFDALLFTHEHADHTAGLDDLRPFFFRQGAIQCYMSQRVQESLEDRFSYMFKEEDKYPGVADLDIHLFDTDDLIIDGIIIKPILASHGFIPVHGFRIGDVAYMTDVKTIETEEKEKLKNLDVLVINALRYEPHKTHLNVEEALAIVEELQPKRTYFTHISFHLGFHAEVEQKLPENVFLAYDTLQLTSHS; encoded by the coding sequence ATGAAAGTAAAACTCACCATACTAGGCACCGGCACATCTCAAGGAATTCCTGTCATAGGCAGCGATCATCCTGTATGTCTAAGTACAGATCCCAGAGACACAAGGTTAAGAGTAAGTGCGGCCATAGAAGTGGATGACAAACGATTCATAATCGACTGTGGTCCTGACTTTAGACAACAAATGTTGACCAATCGTATTCACCGTTTTGATGCGCTTTTGTTTACCCATGAACATGCAGACCATACGGCAGGCTTGGACGATTTAAGACCATTTTTTTTCAGGCAAGGAGCGATACAGTGTTATATGTCGCAACGCGTTCAAGAATCCTTGGAAGATCGATTTAGCTACATGTTCAAGGAAGAAGACAAATATCCTGGTGTGGCAGATCTCGATATCCATCTATTTGATACAGATGATCTGATTATTGATGGAATCATCATCAAACCCATTCTAGCTAGTCATGGATTTATTCCGGTTCATGGTTTTCGTATAGGTGATGTTGCCTATATGACAGATGTCAAGACTATAGAGACAGAAGAAAAGGAAAAGCTCAAAAATCTAGATGTTTTAGTCATTAATGCGCTAAGGTATGAACCACACAAGACCCATTTAAATGTGGAAGAAGCTTTAGCAATAGTGGAAGAACTTCAGCCTAAACGTACCTATTTTACCCATATCAGTTTCCATCTAGGCTTTCATGCAGAAGTTGAACAAAAACTTCCTGAAAATGTATTTCTAGCCTACGACACTTTACAATTAACATCCCATTCATGA